In a genomic window of Rutidosis leptorrhynchoides isolate AG116_Rl617_1_P2 unplaced genomic scaffold, CSIRO_AGI_Rlap_v1 contig59, whole genome shotgun sequence:
- the LOC139884705 gene encoding uncharacterized protein: MANSNHNTIIKQVILIVLFLLSSSRVLIRISSVSSNDVHELLRSRGLPAGLVPKEVKSYTLSENGHLEVFLGGPCLTKFENRVMYESVFRANLSYGSLIGVVGLTQEELFLWLPVKEITVDDPNTGLIQFDIGVAHKQFSLSLFEDPPSCNPQQGQQLRNHVRKEKGFYEVLR; the protein is encoded by the exons ATGGCAAATTCAAACCACAATACAATTATAAAGCAAGTGATTCTGATCGTTTTGTTCCTTTTGTCATCATCAAGAGTACTAATTAGAATATCTAGTGTTTCATCAAATGATGTACACGAATTGCTACGATCTCGAGGATTACCAGCTGGATTGGTGCCAAAGGAAGTGAAATCCTACACACTATCAGAGAATGGACACTTAGAGGTATTCCTTGGAGGACCATGCTTGACTAAATTCGAGAATAGGGTTATGTATGAGAGTGTGTTTAGAGCTAATCTCAGTTATGGAAGTCTTATTGGAGTTGTTGGTTTGACTCAAGAAGAGCTCTTCTTATGGCTGCCGGTTAAAGAGATCACCGTGGATGACCCCAATACCGGCCTTATTCAATTCGACATTGGCGTTGCTCATAAGCAATTCTCTCTCTCACTCTTTGAAGACCCTCCTTCTTGTAACCCCCAACAag GTCAGCAACTGAGGAATCATGTGAGGAAGGAGAAAGGGTTTTATGAGGTCCTCAGATAA
- the LOC139884704 gene encoding organelle RRM domain-containing protein 2, mitochondrial: MALRLASGTAARGISAFGIGRLFCTASSSTPSFLNLPSTPVQQREQAEPSTNLFVSGLSKRTTTEGLKEAFSKFGEVVHAKVVTDRVNGYSKGFGFVKYATLEEAGKGIEGMDGKFLDGWVIFAEYAKPRAPFPGNNNSAPPYGRQ, encoded by the exons ATGGCTTTGAGGCTGGCTTCTGGGACGGCGGCGCGTGGTATTAGTGCCTTCGGGATCGGGAGGCTCTTCTGTACCGCGTCCAGTTCCACTCCATCTTTCCTTAATCTCCCATCGACGCCAGTTCAACAACGTGAGCAGGCCGAGCCCAGCACCAATCTCTTCGTCTCCG GACTGAGTAAGCGGACTACCACTGAAGGGCTTAAGGAAGCGTTCTCTAAGTTTGGAGAAGTGGTTCATG CAAAAGTGGTGACTGATAGAGTAAATGGATATTCTAAGGGTTTTGGTTTTGTAAAATATGCTACCTTAGAAGAGGCTGGCAAAGGTATAGAGGGCATGGATGGGAAG TTCTTGGATGGATGGGTTATATTCGCCGAGTATGCAAAACCTAGAGCTCCATTCCCTGGGAACAACAACTCGGCTCCACCATATGGGCGCCAATAA
- the LOC139884700 gene encoding mRNA cap guanine-N(7) methyltransferase 1-like, producing the protein MKRGYSESGSNPPQSRFKHNPEGDARFLDDESTKNFAQKVADHYSARTNQTLEEREASPIIHLKKLNNWIKSVLIQLYAHQGDTVLDIACGKGGDLIKWDKARIGYYVGIDIAEGSIEDCRTRYNGDADHHQRRKKFSFPARLLCGDCYEVRLDKVLKDDGPFDVISCQFALHYSWSTEARARRALANISALLRPGGTFIGTMPDANVIIKKLREAEGLAFGNSVYWISFDEESSEKKFRSSCPFGIQYKFHLEDAVDCPEWIVPFHLFKSMAAEYDLDLVFAKNSHEFVHEYLKKPDYVELMRRLGALGDGNHDRSTLSQDEWEVAYLYLAFALKKRGGQPDRTQPNNKKDKGKMHISKEEILFV; encoded by the exons ATGAAACGAGGCTACTCAGAATCTGGATCCAATCCTCCGCAATCGAGATTCAAACATAATCCAGAAG GTGATGCACGGTTTTTGGACGATGAAAGTACAAAAAATTTCGCACAGAAGGTAGCTGATCATTACAGTGCTAGAACAAATCAGACTTTGGAAGAACGAGAAGCAAGCCCGATTATTCATTTGAAGAAACTTAATAATTGG ATTAAAAGCGTTCTAATTCAGCTGTACGCTCATCAAGGCGATACTGTTCTTGATATTGCCTGCGGCAAG GGTGGGGACTTGATCAAATGGGACAAGGCAAGGATTGGATATTATGTTGGCATTGATATAGCCGAAGGCTCG ATAGAAGATTGCCGTACTCGGTATAATGGCGATGCTGACCATCATCAGCGTCGAAAGAAGTTCTCATTTCCTGCTCGTCTCTTGTGTGGAGACTGTTACGAG GTTCGGTTAGATAAAGTTCTGAAAGATGATGGGCCATTTGATGTTATCAGTTGCCAG TTTGCTTTGCACTACTCCTGGTCTACTGAGGCACGTGCACGGCGGGCTTTGGCCAATATATCCGCATTACTTCGTCCTGGAGGCACGTTCATCGGAACAATGCCAGACGCTAATGTTATAATAAAAAAGCTTCGAGAAG CTGAAGGATTAGCCTTCGGTAACAGTGTATATTGGATAAGTTTTGATGAAGAATCTTCTGAAAAG AAATTTAGATCTTCATGTCCTTTTGGTATCCAGTATAAATTTCACCTGGAG GATGCTGTGGACTGCCCTGAATGGATTGTTCCATTCCATCTATTCAAATCAATGGCAGCAGAA TATGATTTAGATTTAGTTTTTGCAAAGAATTCCCATGAATTCGTGCACGAGTACTTGAAAAAGCCAGATTATGTGGAGCTGATGAGAAGGCTTGGTGCCCTTGGTGACGGTAATCATGATCGGA GCACACTATCACAAGATGAATGGGAAGTTGCATATCTATACTTGGCTTTTGCGCTGAAAAAG CGGGGGGGCCAACCAGATCGGACACAACCCAACAATAAAAAAGACAAAGGGAAGATGCACATATCAAAGGAGGAAATCTTGTTTGTATAA